One window from the genome of Dermacentor silvarum isolate Dsil-2018 chromosome 7, BIME_Dsil_1.4, whole genome shotgun sequence encodes:
- the LOC119458179 gene encoding uncharacterized protein LOC119458179: MAVVRVGGIVCVFILLSSTGKADINAECTQLQHRALVEMFRTLPETYVLAVGLGNITLFPGVRFNHALLTELDSLVRGQLRACVRQRKVGNLIRFKAPINIILPWETSCPGESGNLTVSLAGVQAETVFSVETSDSGATISLVNFYGAKVDSISIYMDGSGIIAHTLMSVVQESLRSPLKSLLLEIVTSALRNMFTEAAKSFSKPV, from the exons ATGGCAGTCGTTCGAGTTGGCGGGATTGTTTGCGTCTTCATATTGTTATCGTCAACGGGCAAAGCAGACATAAATGCTG AATGCACCCAACTGCAACACCGAGCCTTGGTAGAAATGTTCAGAACTCTTCCAGAAACGTACGTCCTTGCGGTGGGCTTGGGAAACATCACTTTATTTCCAGGAGTTCGATTCAACCACGCTCTTTTGACTGAACTGGATAGTTTGGTAAGGGGGCAGCTGAGAGCATGCGTTCGACAGCGTAAGGTCGGCAACCTGATAAGATTTAAAGCTCCCATCAATATCATTCTGCCCTGGGAAACATCCTGCCCCGGTGAGTCCGGAAACCTTACAGTATCTCTGGCTGGCGTACAGGCCGAAACCGTCTTCAGCGTTGAAACCAGTGACAGCGGGGCTACGATAAGTCTGGTGAACTTCTACGGTGCCAAAGTTGATTCCATCAGCATATATATGGATGGCTCTGGAATCATTGCGCACACCCTCATGAGTGTTGTTCAGGAATCTCTACGTTCGCCTCTGAAGTCTCTGCTCTTGGAAATAGTTACATCTGCACTCAGGAACATGTTCACGGAAGCAGCGAAATCGTTTTCCAAGCCTGTGTAA